Proteins encoded by one window of Deinococcus sp. KSM4-11:
- a CDS encoding NUDIX domain-containing protein encodes MSLRPRAVGILLNDQSEVLLMLRRKQGREYATLPGGGIEGEETPAEACVRELLEEVNLFVEVGPLVYRHQGLGNDEFYFQVNHVSGEMRLGDGPEAIRSSEENWYSPQWISVDRLDEVNLVPPELRDVVRELAEGRFPTVSQRYTQ; translated from the coding sequence ATGAGCCTCCGTCCCCGCGCCGTCGGCATTCTTCTCAATGACCAGTCCGAGGTTCTGCTCATGCTGCGGCGCAAGCAGGGGCGCGAATACGCCACGTTGCCGGGCGGCGGCATCGAAGGCGAAGAGACGCCCGCCGAAGCCTGCGTCCGCGAACTGTTGGAAGAAGTGAACCTCTTCGTGGAGGTCGGGCCACTGGTGTACCGCCACCAGGGTCTGGGCAACGACGAGTTTTACTTTCAGGTGAACCACGTGTCGGGCGAGATGCGCCTCGGTGACGGGCCGGAAGCCATCCGGAGCAGTGAGGAGAACTGGTACTCACCCCAGTGGATCAGCGTAGACCGTCTGGACGAGGTCAACCTCGTGCCCCCTGAACTCCGGGACGTGGTACGAGAACTGGCGGAAGGCCGCTTCCCGACCGTATCGCAGAGGTATACACAATGA
- a CDS encoding MFS transporter, whose product MAAFFINGAAMATWAANIPSVREHLHLSEPALGLVLVALAVGCVLALALAGRLSARFGSRVLTTASAVAVVPLLPALIAAPSVPLLVATLFVFGVGVSLMDVAMNAHGVLVEGQLRRPVMSSLHAMWSAGSLAGAGGASLLLRAGWAPLSYALLVAGVLAVLGLLALPRLLPAALDRGRAQDGPTFVLPSGVLLGVSVLVLLAYVAEGAVADWSAVYLRDALHADRGVAVGGFVAFNVAMLTARLVGDRLRAWMSAVTLLRTSGLLAAVGMVLALLAPVPALAFLGFALCGFGFSNVVPVMFSAAGAVPGIPAATAVAAAAGAGYVGFLVGPPLIGGLAGAVSLRVALLLVVVFAALIAAFAGVVGRSRVIPATSVTGG is encoded by the coding sequence ATGGCGGCCTTCTTCATCAACGGCGCGGCGATGGCCACGTGGGCGGCGAACATCCCGTCGGTGCGGGAACACCTGCACCTGAGTGAACCGGCGCTGGGGCTGGTCCTGGTGGCCCTGGCGGTGGGGTGTGTGCTGGCGCTTGCGCTGGCTGGGCGGCTGAGTGCGCGTTTCGGGAGTCGGGTGCTGACTACAGCCTCGGCGGTGGCCGTGGTGCCGCTGCTTCCCGCCTTGATCGCCGCGCCGAGCGTGCCGCTTCTGGTCGCGACGCTGTTCGTGTTCGGGGTGGGCGTGAGCCTGATGGACGTGGCCATGAACGCGCACGGCGTCCTGGTCGAGGGGCAGCTCCGGCGCCCGGTCATGTCGTCGCTGCACGCGATGTGGAGCGCGGGATCGCTGGCCGGTGCGGGCGGCGCGTCGCTGCTGCTGCGCGCCGGATGGGCACCCCTGTCGTACGCGCTGCTCGTGGCCGGGGTGCTGGCGGTACTGGGCCTCCTGGCCCTGCCGCGGCTGCTGCCGGCCGCGCTGGATCGGGGCCGCGCCCAGGACGGGCCGACGTTCGTGCTGCCGTCCGGGGTCTTGCTGGGCGTGTCGGTCCTGGTGCTGCTGGCCTACGTGGCCGAGGGCGCCGTCGCCGACTGGAGCGCCGTGTACCTCCGTGATGCCCTGCACGCGGACCGGGGCGTTGCGGTCGGCGGGTTCGTGGCCTTCAACGTGGCCATGTTGACCGCGCGGCTGGTGGGCGACCGGTTGCGTGCGTGGATGAGCGCCGTGACGCTCCTGCGCACCTCCGGCCTGCTCGCGGCGGTCGGGATGGTGCTGGCCCTGCTGGCGCCGGTGCCGGCGCTGGCCTTCCTGGGTTTCGCGCTGTGCGGCTTCGGGTTCTCGAACGTGGTGCCGGTCATGTTCAGCGCGGCCGGCGCGGTACCCGGTATACCGGCAGCGACAGCAGTGGCCGCCGCGGCCGGGGCGGGGTACGTCGGGTTCCTGGTCGGGCCGCCGCTGATCGGGGGACTGGCGGGCGCGGTGTCCCTGCGGGTCGCGTTGCTGCTGGTCGTGGTGTTCGCCGCATTGATCGCCGCGTTCGCTGGGGTGGTGGGCCGCAGCCGCGTGATCCCCGCCACATCCGTCACCGGGGGGTGA
- a CDS encoding potassium/proton antiporter translates to MGEVSVELVLLAAGVLLLVSLGVSRVGGRLGIPGLLLFLGVGMLFGSDGLGIQFHNYRLSQAIGTLALCFILFQGGLDTNWVQTRPVVRRGLSLATLGVLGTAGIMAAFTHFAFGFPWLVAWLLGAIVSSTDASAVFSVLKERKLGLKGDVTPLLEFESGGNDPMAVFLTVGLLELIAHPEAGVLSIVPLFLEEMLIGALVGYALGRAALWIINHVQLQFEGLYSVLSIALALTIFGGAAVAGGSGFLAIYIAGVILGNAEFIHKRSLVNFHDGLSWLMQVAMFLTLGLLVNPHDLLPTAGLALACALVLVFLARPLSVYLSLANAKMPANEKGMVAWVGLRGAVPIVLATFPLLAHVPQAQTLFNIVFFIVLTSVLLQGTTLTLVARWLHVRENMPPAPTYPIAYTPTGQGKNGMVEVEVRAGSEAAGQRIVDLRLPPEALLILVHRAGEFLIPKGATQLLAGDSVLVLAEGDALRAVRERLGTA, encoded by the coding sequence ATGGGTGAGGTAAGTGTGGAACTGGTGTTGCTGGCGGCGGGGGTGCTGCTGCTGGTCAGTCTGGGTGTAAGCCGGGTGGGTGGGCGGCTGGGCATTCCGGGGCTGCTGCTGTTTCTGGGCGTGGGCATGTTGTTCGGGTCGGACGGCCTGGGCATTCAGTTCCACAATTACCGTCTGAGTCAGGCGATCGGAACCCTGGCCCTGTGTTTCATCCTGTTTCAGGGCGGCCTGGATACGAACTGGGTGCAGACCCGGCCGGTGGTGCGCCGGGGCCTGAGTCTGGCGACGCTGGGCGTGCTGGGTACGGCGGGCATCATGGCGGCCTTCACGCATTTCGCATTCGGATTTCCGTGGCTGGTGGCGTGGCTGCTGGGCGCCATCGTGAGCAGCACCGATGCCAGCGCCGTGTTCAGCGTCCTGAAGGAACGCAAGCTGGGCCTGAAGGGGGACGTGACGCCGCTGCTGGAATTCGAGTCCGGCGGGAACGACCCGATGGCGGTCTTTCTCACGGTGGGCCTGCTGGAACTGATCGCGCACCCGGAAGCGGGGGTGCTGAGCATCGTGCCGCTGTTCCTGGAGGAGATGCTGATCGGGGCGCTGGTCGGCTACGCACTGGGCCGAGCGGCGCTGTGGATCATCAACCACGTGCAGCTCCAGTTCGAGGGTCTGTATTCGGTGCTGAGTATCGCGCTGGCGCTCACGATCTTCGGTGGGGCGGCCGTGGCGGGCGGCAGCGGGTTCCTGGCGATCTACATCGCGGGCGTGATCCTGGGCAACGCGGAGTTCATCCACAAGCGCAGTCTCGTGAACTTCCATGATGGCCTGTCGTGGCTGATGCAGGTGGCCATGTTCCTGACGCTGGGGCTGCTGGTGAATCCGCACGACCTGCTGCCCACGGCGGGGTTGGCGCTGGCGTGCGCGCTGGTGCTGGTCTTCCTGGCCCGGCCGCTGAGCGTGTACCTGAGCCTGGCGAACGCGAAGATGCCCGCCAACGAGAAGGGCATGGTGGCGTGGGTGGGCCTGCGCGGCGCGGTGCCGATCGTCCTGGCGACCTTCCCGCTGCTGGCGCACGTGCCGCAGGCGCAGACGCTCTTCAATATCGTGTTCTTCATCGTGCTCACCAGCGTCCTCCTGCAGGGCACCACCCTGACGCTGGTGGCCCGCTGGCTGCACGTGCGCGAGAACATGCCGCCCGCACCGACCTACCCGATCGCGTACACGCCGACCGGGCAGGGCAAGAACGGCATGGTGGAGGTCGAGGTGAGGGCCGGGAGCGAGGCGGCCGGGCAGCGCATCGTGGATCTGAGATTGCCGCCTGAGGCGCTGCTGATCCTGGTGCACCGTGCCGGCGAGTTCCTGATTCCCAAGGGCGCGACCCAGTTGCTGGCCGGTGACAGTGTCCTGGTGCTCGCGGAAGGGGACGCGCTGCGGGCGGTACGGGAGCGGCTGGGAACGGCCTGA
- a CDS encoding HD-GYP domain-containing protein, with protein MSTPMASNTPGSDLTLELTRLGLNAPELGSAMQPVLDSLIAHTAAVGSGYFQWRDQTLAYHARAASGEMPQGARMAALLAHGLPRQLPLIGALQHAPGVLFFPDTRLDPSTAGFSELGVQSLIAAPIRGRDGHLVGTVLAHTFAQHDWTPDECTLVSNVTGLLCLLAARLDAEERERAAQEDALRALGLCLEARDAETSGHTDRVTSLATWIAATLGLHGPELRALRWGAYLHDIGKVTIPDAILGHPGPLTAPMWARMQEHVQAGMNLAQQLPFLPGAALDVIAHHHERWDGTGYPAGLSGEDIPLPARIFAVCDVYDALMHVRPYKPAWPLNETLVEIRAGSGTHFDPQVVDAFLDTLANETAQA; from the coding sequence ATGAGTACTCCGATGGCGTCCAACACCCCTGGCAGTGACCTCACCCTGGAGCTGACCCGACTGGGGCTGAACGCGCCGGAGCTCGGGAGCGCCATGCAACCCGTGCTGGACAGCCTGATCGCGCACACGGCCGCCGTCGGCTCCGGATATTTCCAGTGGCGGGATCAGACGCTGGCGTACCACGCCCGCGCCGCCAGCGGCGAGATGCCCCAGGGCGCCAGGATGGCGGCCCTGCTCGCCCATGGCCTACCGCGCCAGCTGCCCCTCATCGGCGCCCTGCAACACGCTCCTGGCGTGCTGTTCTTCCCAGACACCCGCCTGGATCCCAGCACGGCCGGGTTTTCCGAGCTGGGCGTGCAGTCCCTGATCGCCGCGCCCATCCGGGGCCGCGACGGCCATCTGGTCGGCACGGTGCTCGCCCACACCTTCGCCCAGCACGACTGGACTCCCGACGAGTGCACGCTGGTGAGCAATGTCACCGGCCTGCTCTGCCTGCTGGCCGCCCGGCTGGACGCCGAGGAACGTGAACGCGCCGCGCAGGAGGACGCCCTGCGGGCCCTGGGCCTGTGCCTGGAAGCCCGCGACGCCGAAACCAGCGGGCACACGGATCGCGTGACCAGCCTGGCCACCTGGATAGCCGCCACGCTGGGCCTGCACGGCCCGGAACTGCGGGCCCTGCGCTGGGGTGCGTACCTGCACGATATCGGCAAGGTCACCATCCCGGACGCGATCCTCGGCCACCCCGGCCCCCTCACAGCGCCCATGTGGGCCCGCATGCAGGAGCACGTTCAGGCGGGCATGAACCTCGCCCAGCAACTGCCGTTCCTGCCGGGGGCCGCCCTGGACGTGATCGCCCACCACCATGAACGCTGGGACGGCACGGGCTATCCCGCGGGCCTGAGCGGCGAGGACATCCCACTACCCGCCCGGATTTTCGCGGTGTGCGATGTCTACGACGCGCTGATGCACGTCCGGCCGTACAAACCCGCGTGGCCGCTCAACGAAACGCTCGTCGAGATCCGCGCGGGGAGCGGCACGCACTTCGACCCGCAGGTCGTGGACGCCTTCCTCGATACCCTGGCCAACGAAACCGCCCAGGCCTGA
- the pheS gene encoding phenylalanine--tRNA ligase subunit alpha, with protein sequence MPHEAIPEIHAAQTLDDLQAVKTRYVGKSGSVTRELGALGKLPPEERKARGAEINAIRQAIQTALDEREATLKRAALDAKLASEAIDVTLPGLPLPAGGLHPINRVYDDLTAIYERMGYTVVEGPEVEDEHHNFEALNVPWYHPARDLQDTFWLEDGRLLRTHTSPMQVRYMVDHEPPLKIVARGKVYRYEATDATHEAMFHQLEGLVVGDNISMADLKGTIAEMARGLYGATAKVRFQPSYYPFTEPGADFAVYWDNPRGESKWLELGGCGMVHPNVFRAVDDLREAAGKARVYEGKTGFAFGLGPERIAMLKYKIPDIRYFYANDPRVIGQFRGELG encoded by the coding sequence ATGCCGCACGAAGCCATTCCCGAGATCCACGCCGCCCAGACCCTTGACGACCTCCAGGCCGTCAAGACCCGATACGTCGGCAAGAGTGGCAGCGTGACCCGCGAACTCGGCGCCCTGGGCAAACTCCCTCCGGAGGAACGCAAGGCGCGCGGCGCGGAGATCAACGCCATCCGGCAGGCCATCCAGACCGCCCTCGACGAACGCGAGGCCACCCTGAAACGTGCCGCCCTCGACGCCAAACTCGCTAGTGAGGCCATCGACGTCACCCTGCCCGGCCTTCCGCTCCCCGCCGGCGGGCTGCACCCCATCAACCGCGTGTACGACGACCTTACCGCCATCTACGAACGCATGGGGTACACCGTCGTCGAAGGCCCCGAAGTCGAGGACGAACACCACAACTTCGAGGCCCTGAACGTCCCGTGGTACCACCCCGCCCGCGACCTCCAGGACACCTTCTGGCTCGAAGACGGCCGCCTGCTGCGCACCCACACCAGCCCCATGCAGGTGCGCTACATGGTCGACCACGAACCACCCCTGAAGATCGTCGCACGCGGGAAGGTCTACCGCTACGAGGCCACCGACGCCACCCACGAGGCCATGTTCCACCAGCTCGAAGGCCTCGTCGTCGGCGACAACATCAGCATGGCCGACCTCAAAGGCACCATTGCCGAGATGGCACGCGGCCTGTACGGCGCCACCGCCAAAGTCCGCTTCCAGCCCAGCTACTACCCCTTCACCGAACCCGGTGCCGACTTCGCCGTGTACTGGGACAACCCGCGCGGCGAGAGCAAATGGCTGGAGCTGGGCGGCTGCGGCATGGTGCATCCGAACGTCTTCCGCGCCGTGGACGACCTGCGCGAGGCGGCGGGCAAGGCGCGCGTCTACGAGGGCAAGACCGGTTTTGCCTTCGGCCTAGGGCCAGAGCGGATTGCCATGCTCAAGTACAAGATTCCCGACATCCGCTACTTCTACGCCAACGATCCGAGGGTGATCGGGCAGTTCCGGGGGGAATTGGGGTAA
- the glyA gene encoding serine hydroxymethyltransferase — protein sequence MTTAENPAPPVTAARDTAIFDLIDREHDRQLHGLELIASENFTSAAVREAQGSVLTNKYAEGYPGKRWYGGCEVVDQVEQIAIDRVKELFGAAWANVQPHSGSSANLAVYNALIEPGDTVLGMDLSHGGHLTHGNPVNFSGLRYHIVGYKVNPETERIDLDEVRRLAHEHRPKMIIAGASAYSRIIDFAAFRAIADEVGAILFADIAHIAGLIAADVHPNALPHAHVVASTTHKTLRGPRGGIILSNDPDVGAKLDRAVFPGYQGGPLEHVIAAKAVAFGEALRPEFKTYAAQIIANAQALAGAFQDKGYRVVSGGTDNHLFVLDLRPQGLNGTKATRRLDANHITISKSTLPYDTEKIMHGGGIRIGTPAVTTRGMRETDMPRIADLIDRALHEQDVKDEVHGFASSFPLP from the coding sequence ATGACGACTGCCGAGAACCCCGCGCCCCCGGTCACGGCCGCACGTGACACGGCCATCTTCGACCTGATCGACCGTGAGCACGACCGGCAGCTCCACGGTCTTGAACTGATCGCCTCCGAGAACTTCACGTCGGCCGCGGTGCGCGAGGCGCAGGGCTCGGTTCTGACCAACAAGTACGCGGAGGGCTACCCCGGCAAGCGCTGGTATGGCGGATGCGAGGTCGTGGATCAGGTCGAGCAGATTGCCATCGACCGCGTGAAGGAACTGTTCGGGGCGGCGTGGGCGAACGTGCAGCCGCACTCGGGCAGCAGCGCGAACCTCGCGGTGTACAACGCCCTGATCGAACCCGGCGACACGGTGCTCGGCATGGATCTCTCGCACGGCGGGCACCTGACGCACGGCAACCCCGTGAACTTCTCGGGCCTGCGCTATCACATCGTCGGGTACAAGGTAAATCCGGAGACCGAGCGGATCGATCTGGACGAGGTGCGCCGCCTCGCGCACGAGCACCGGCCGAAGATGATCATCGCGGGGGCGAGCGCGTATTCGCGGATCATCGATTTCGCGGCCTTCCGCGCCATCGCGGACGAGGTCGGGGCGATCCTGTTCGCCGACATCGCGCACATCGCGGGCCTGATTGCGGCGGACGTGCACCCGAACGCGCTGCCACACGCGCACGTGGTCGCCAGTACCACCCACAAGACCCTGCGCGGCCCGCGCGGCGGGATCATCCTGAGCAACGACCCCGACGTCGGCGCGAAACTCGACCGGGCCGTGTTCCCCGGCTACCAGGGGGGACCGCTGGAGCACGTGATCGCTGCCAAGGCCGTGGCCTTCGGGGAGGCGCTGCGCCCGGAGTTCAAGACCTACGCCGCGCAGATCATCGCCAACGCGCAGGCGCTCGCCGGGGCCTTCCAGGACAAGGGCTACCGGGTGGTGTCGGGCGGCACGGACAACCACCTGTTCGTGCTCGACCTGCGGCCGCAGGGCCTGAACGGCACCAAGGCCACCCGGCGCCTGGACGCCAACCACATCACCATCAGCAAGAGCACGCTGCCGTACGACACCGAGAAGATCATGCATGGGGGCGGCATCCGCATCGGCACCCCGGCCGTGACCACCCGCGGCATGAGGGAAACCGACATGCCCCGGATCGCTGACCTGATCGATCGGGCGCTGCACGAGCAGGACGTCAAGGATGAGGTTCATGGCTTTGCGAGCAGCTTCCCGCTGCCCTGA
- a CDS encoding bifunctional diguanylate cyclase/phosphodiesterase gives MRTPARSVRLPSPLLALLGLGALCALQLAQLLGLGPSVLGAIPTGLLEVPVFVGSGALIVALASRTVEVRAWRLVGLGTLLWGAGQWLFTLLPQPLPVPSPVDPLFLALPTCFLLALLRFERRWPSLPGMAAKLDVAALMVSLGGYVWYFQVAPALLQPGIDMLPSVVSSTYPLADLLVLGLLLAQGWRSREGAPGGTWLLALGILVFLAADLGFSVMSAQGTYTGTDWPDALWPLAALVFAGAAWQAAHRPDRTRTDARLLSMHTRLAPYVALLGSFALLICLSERDTLEGLGALTATFVVALLVAARQTLALGEIQDQRALLHHQAHHDPLTGLGNRVQLDAILRGALAGDDEVGLLFVDLDDFKFVNDALGHRVGDQFLQEVARRLCQAAGTGHPCIRLGGDEFVVVLAPATTATLQALCERVVLALRESVTLSGQRLQITASVGGALSTPQERDPAALLRWADQAMYEVKRTGKNALSLYTPGVHDQLAARRILIETRLRGVLERDELSLHYQPQRDQDGQQRRFEALLRWTDPELGPVSPGEFVPIAETAGLMVALDNWVIDEACRQLALWLPQFPDRQVAVNISPPHLVRADFLPGLKASLSRHGVRPQALELEVTERLLVENEVQARETLRALLDLGVHVAIDDFGVGQSSLSALLRLPITTLKIDRAFTHELGVGGPGSAQAQAAYTVVQAIVALGQALALRVVAEGVETSMQAQLLQNLGVDALQGYWIGHAQPPEITPLPELSSSFSAHHA, from the coding sequence ATGAGGACTCCCGCCCGATCTGTTCGTCTGCCCAGCCCGCTGCTGGCCCTGCTGGGACTCGGCGCTCTGTGTGCCCTGCAGCTCGCGCAGCTGCTGGGACTGGGGCCGTCCGTCCTGGGAGCCATTCCAACCGGCCTGCTGGAGGTACCCGTGTTCGTGGGGAGCGGCGCCCTGATCGTGGCGCTGGCCTCGCGCACCGTGGAGGTTCGCGCGTGGCGACTCGTGGGGCTCGGCACGCTGCTGTGGGGGGCGGGACAGTGGCTGTTCACCCTGCTGCCCCAGCCGCTGCCCGTGCCGTCGCCGGTCGATCCGCTGTTCCTGGCGCTGCCCACCTGCTTCCTGCTGGCCCTGCTGCGCTTCGAGCGGCGCTGGCCGTCCCTGCCGGGCATGGCCGCCAAACTGGATGTCGCGGCCCTGATGGTGAGTCTGGGCGGGTACGTGTGGTACTTCCAGGTCGCTCCAGCGCTGCTGCAACCGGGGATCGACATGCTCCCCAGCGTGGTGTCCAGTACGTATCCGCTGGCCGATCTGCTGGTGCTGGGCCTGCTGCTCGCGCAGGGCTGGCGCAGCCGCGAGGGCGCGCCCGGCGGGACGTGGCTGCTGGCCCTGGGAATCCTGGTGTTTCTGGCGGCGGATCTGGGCTTCTCGGTCATGAGCGCGCAGGGCACGTATACCGGCACCGACTGGCCAGACGCGCTGTGGCCGCTGGCCGCGCTGGTGTTCGCTGGCGCGGCGTGGCAGGCGGCACACCGCCCAGACCGCACACGAACCGACGCGCGCCTCCTGAGCATGCACACCCGCCTCGCTCCGTACGTGGCGCTGCTGGGCAGTTTCGCGCTGCTGATCTGCCTGAGCGAACGGGACACGCTGGAGGGTCTGGGAGCCCTCACGGCGACCTTCGTGGTAGCGCTGCTGGTCGCGGCGCGGCAGACCCTGGCGCTGGGGGAAATCCAGGATCAACGGGCGCTGCTGCACCACCAGGCCCACCACGATCCCCTGACCGGGCTGGGAAACCGCGTGCAGCTCGACGCGATCCTGCGCGGCGCGCTGGCCGGCGACGACGAGGTCGGGCTGCTGTTCGTGGATCTGGATGACTTCAAGTTCGTGAACGACGCCCTGGGGCACCGCGTGGGCGACCAGTTCCTGCAGGAGGTCGCGCGGAGGCTGTGCCAGGCGGCAGGAACGGGGCATCCCTGCATCCGGCTGGGTGGGGACGAGTTCGTGGTCGTGCTCGCGCCGGCCACCACGGCCACCCTGCAGGCCCTGTGCGAGCGGGTGGTGCTGGCCCTGCGGGAATCCGTGACCCTGTCCGGGCAACGCCTCCAGATCACGGCGTCGGTCGGGGGCGCGCTCTCCACACCGCAGGAACGTGACCCGGCCGCGCTGCTCAGATGGGCGGATCAGGCGATGTACGAGGTCAAACGCACCGGCAAGAACGCCCTGAGCCTGTATACGCCGGGCGTGCACGACCAGCTCGCGGCCCGCCGGATCCTGATCGAGACGCGCCTGCGCGGCGTGCTGGAGCGCGACGAACTGAGTCTGCACTACCAGCCGCAGCGCGATCAGGACGGCCAGCAGCGGCGGTTCGAGGCGCTGCTGCGCTGGACCGATCCGGAACTCGGGCCGGTGTCGCCGGGTGAGTTCGTGCCCATCGCGGAGACGGCCGGACTGATGGTCGCGCTGGACAACTGGGTCATCGACGAGGCGTGCCGGCAGCTGGCGCTGTGGCTGCCACAGTTCCCGGACCGGCAGGTGGCGGTGAACATCAGCCCGCCGCATCTGGTGCGCGCGGACTTCCTGCCGGGCCTGAAGGCGTCCCTGTCCCGCCACGGCGTGCGGCCGCAGGCGCTGGAGCTGGAGGTCACCGAGCGGCTGCTGGTCGAGAACGAGGTTCAGGCCCGCGAGACGTTGCGCGCCCTGCTCGACCTGGGCGTTCACGTGGCCATCGACGACTTCGGGGTGGGGCAGTCGTCCCTGTCGGCGCTGCTGCGGCTGCCGATCACGACCCTGAAGATTGACCGGGCCTTCACGCACGAACTGGGGGTCGGCGGGCCCGGCAGTGCGCAGGCGCAGGCGGCGTACACCGTGGTTCAGGCGATCGTGGCGCTGGGACAGGCCCTGGCGCTGCGCGTGGTGGCCGAGGGCGTGGAGACCTCCATGCAGGCGCAGCTGCTCCAGAACCTGGGGGTGGACGCCTTGCAGGGCTACTGGATCGGCCACGCACAGCCGCCGGAGATCACGCCCCTGCCGGAACTGAGCAGCAGCTTCAGCGCCCACCACGCCTGA